In Streptomyces hawaiiensis, one genomic interval encodes:
- a CDS encoding LacI family DNA-binding transcriptional regulator gives MADVAQLAGVSSQTVSRVSNGFPGVTEDTRAQVLAAMRELGYRPNSAARALRRGEFRTLGVITFSLSTMGNIRTLEAIATSAAEHGYAVTLLPVAVPTQDEVNGAFSRLGELAVDAVIVIMEIHLLDAATVSLPPGVQVVVADSDAGDRYTVVDTDQTGGARDAVRHLLDLGHDTVWHLAGPEGSFAAQRRANAWRTTLTEAGRTPPPPVRGDWSAESGYRAGLRLADDPDCTAVFAANDQMALGLLRALHERGRRVPGDVSVVGFDDIPESASFLPPLTTIHQDFAEVGRLCVEGVLSKMREDGTEHGTTLVPTRLVRRASTAAPGRGR, from the coding sequence ATGGCGGACGTCGCGCAGCTCGCCGGGGTCTCGTCCCAGACGGTCTCCCGGGTCTCGAACGGCTTCCCGGGCGTCACCGAGGACACCCGCGCGCAGGTCCTGGCCGCCATGCGGGAGCTGGGCTACCGCCCCAACAGTGCCGCCCGGGCGCTGCGCCGGGGCGAGTTCCGCACCCTCGGCGTGATCACCTTCTCCCTCTCCACCATGGGTAACATCCGCACCCTGGAGGCCATCGCCACCTCCGCCGCCGAGCACGGTTACGCCGTGACCCTGCTGCCGGTGGCCGTCCCGACCCAGGACGAGGTGAACGGCGCCTTCTCCCGGCTGGGTGAGCTCGCCGTGGACGCCGTCATCGTCATCATGGAGATCCACCTGCTCGACGCGGCGACGGTCTCCCTCCCGCCCGGCGTGCAGGTCGTGGTGGCCGATTCCGACGCCGGCGACCGCTACACCGTCGTCGACACCGACCAGACGGGCGGCGCCCGGGACGCCGTACGGCACCTCCTGGACCTCGGGCACGACACGGTGTGGCACCTGGCCGGCCCGGAGGGCTCCTTCGCCGCCCAGCGCCGCGCCAACGCCTGGCGCACCACACTCACCGAGGCGGGCCGCACCCCGCCGCCCCCGGTCCGCGGCGACTGGTCGGCCGAATCCGGCTACCGGGCGGGCCTCCGGCTGGCCGACGACCCGGACTGCACGGCGGTGTTCGCGGCCAACGACCAGATGGCCCTGGGCCTGCTCCGCGCCCTGCACGAACGCGGCCGTCGCGTCCCCGGCGACGTCAGCGTCGTCGGCTTCGACGACATCCCCGAGTCCGCGTCCTTCCTCCCGCCCCTCACCACGATCCACCAGGATTTCGCCGAGGTGGGGCGGCTGTGCGTGGAGGGGGTGCTCAGCAAGATGCGGGAGGACGGGACCGAGCACGGGACGACACTGGTGCCCACGCGGTTGGTGCGGCGGGCCAGTACGGCCGCGCCGGGGCGGGGGCGATGA
- a CDS encoding DUF6338 family protein, producing MDGTDADELSSAPTGAFFGIPEGGHGHSTRGPGWAFPSLAVELSDGPLVKGYVRYVSADTDPARRDLVLQGPMTWAGPGEIPRTASSATFVFVPGALVRVVHISYPSEPATGPDVPRRSRPCAGTA from the coding sequence GTGGACGGAACGGATGCCGACGAGCTGTCGTCGGCGCCGACGGGCGCCTTCTTCGGCATCCCCGAAGGCGGTCACGGCCACTCGACTCGGGGGCCGGGGTGGGCATTTCCGTCCCTCGCGGTCGAACTGTCCGACGGCCCACTGGTCAAGGGCTACGTACGTTACGTGTCTGCGGACACCGACCCGGCACGCAGGGATCTGGTGCTCCAGGGCCCCATGACATGGGCCGGCCCGGGAGAAATCCCCCGCACCGCTTCGTCCGCGACGTTCGTCTTCGTCCCCGGCGCCCTCGTCAGGGTCGTCCACATCAGCTACCCGTCGGAACCCGCCACCGGACCTGATGTGCCCCGCCGTTCCCGTCCCTGCGCCGGTACGGCGTGA
- a CDS encoding LysR family transcriptional regulator, with translation MELRQLEYFVAVAEERNFTRAAERVHISQSGVSAQIRQLERELGAELFDRSARTATLTPAGRAALDHARATLAAAGAVGQAVGEVTGLIRGRLVIGMVIGCTLTPLFDALAAFHRAHPGVEISLLEDNSDRLVEAVRLGTVDVALVGTAAAPEGLQSLTIISERLVVVVPEDHPLASRRRVALRHVAAHPVVCMPPGTGLRTVFDGACAARDLRPRIALQASAADAVAALAARGLGVAVLSESMAAGLGDRVVVRAIDDVDTPALLALVSRTGQSPAVRELLAHCGRAFGGPGSPA, from the coding sequence ATGGAACTGAGGCAGCTGGAGTACTTCGTCGCGGTCGCCGAGGAGCGGAACTTCACCCGGGCCGCCGAGCGGGTGCACATCAGCCAGTCCGGAGTCAGCGCCCAGATCCGCCAGTTGGAGCGGGAGCTCGGGGCCGAGCTCTTCGACCGGTCGGCGCGCACCGCGACCCTCACCCCCGCGGGAAGGGCGGCGCTCGACCACGCCCGTGCGACGCTCGCCGCGGCCGGGGCGGTCGGGCAGGCGGTGGGCGAGGTGACCGGCCTGATCCGGGGCAGGCTCGTGATCGGGATGGTCATCGGCTGCACCCTCACGCCCCTGTTCGACGCCCTCGCCGCGTTCCACCGGGCCCATCCGGGGGTGGAGATCTCCCTGCTGGAGGACAACTCCGACCGGCTCGTCGAGGCGGTGCGCCTCGGCACGGTCGACGTGGCCCTCGTCGGGACGGCCGCCGCCCCCGAGGGACTTCAGTCACTGACGATCATCAGTGAGCGGCTCGTCGTCGTGGTTCCGGAGGACCACCCCCTCGCGTCACGGCGGCGGGTCGCGCTGCGGCACGTCGCCGCCCACCCGGTCGTGTGCATGCCCCCGGGCACCGGCCTGCGTACCGTCTTCGACGGTGCCTGCGCCGCGCGGGATCTGCGGCCCAGGATCGCGCTGCAGGCCAGTGCCGCGGACGCCGTCGCGGCACTGGCGGCCCGCGGGCTCGGTGTCGCCGTCCTCAGCGAGTCGATGGCCGCGGGCCTGGGCGACCGGGTCGTCGTCCGCGCCATCGACGACGTCGACACGCCGGCGCTGCTCGCCCTGGTCTCGCGGACCGGGCAGAGTCCTGCGGTGCGCGAACTGCTCGCGCACTGCGGGCGGGCGTTCGGCGGACCGGGCAGCCCCGCGTAG
- a CDS encoding TetR/AcrR family transcriptional regulator: MAGRAGGATGRPPLTERRRAETRREIAEEAVRLFAAKGVAAVTAEDIASASGVSTRTLWRYFRSKEECVRPLLTTGLDLLTDRLRDSSGDHRSLAEAILSLQQDDDATPRLRALGDLLRLCRDEPGLRAVWLEAHYDAEAAFAAMIAARTGRPAGDLAVRVEAGVLNTALRIGVEDWALRSDRSAGPSFAETVTRALRMVEGLGSGGRRGGGAGR, encoded by the coding sequence ATGGCCGGACGAGCGGGTGGTGCCACGGGGCGGCCGCCGCTGACGGAGCGGCGGCGTGCCGAGACGCGCAGGGAGATCGCCGAGGAGGCGGTCCGGCTCTTCGCCGCCAAGGGCGTGGCGGCGGTCACCGCGGAGGACATCGCCTCCGCGTCCGGGGTGTCGACGCGCACGCTGTGGCGGTACTTCCGCTCCAAGGAGGAATGCGTACGCCCCCTGCTCACCACGGGCCTCGATCTGCTGACGGACCGGCTGCGGGACTCCTCCGGCGACCACCGCTCCCTCGCCGAGGCGATCCTGAGCCTCCAGCAGGACGACGACGCCACCCCCCGCCTGCGGGCCCTCGGGGACCTGCTGCGGCTGTGCCGGGACGAGCCGGGGCTGCGAGCGGTGTGGCTGGAGGCGCACTACGACGCGGAGGCCGCGTTCGCCGCGATGATCGCCGCCCGCACGGGCAGGCCCGCCGGCGACCTCGCGGTCCGGGTGGAGGCGGGCGTGCTGAACACGGCGTTGCGCATCGGGGTGGAGGACTGGGCGCTGCGCTCCGACCGGTCGGCGGGGCCGTCGTTCGCGGAGACGGTGACGCGGGCGTTGCGGATGGTCGAGGGCCTGGGGAGCGGCGGGCGCCGAGGCGGTGGTGCGGGGCGGTGA
- a CDS encoding YybH family protein produces the protein MPEYEKAMRPEDITRLFVERSNAGDAAGVAALYAEDAVLAYPPGERTVGREAIRTLWEKVLAGRPHFEPEPPLPTLVHGDIALTSTPPKDGTGARAQVVRRQADGSWLRVLDQPEFAPPAR, from the coding sequence GTGCCGGAGTACGAGAAGGCCATGCGCCCCGAGGACATCACCCGCCTGTTCGTCGAACGCTCCAACGCCGGTGACGCGGCCGGAGTCGCCGCGCTCTACGCCGAGGACGCGGTCCTGGCCTACCCGCCCGGCGAACGCACGGTGGGCCGCGAGGCGATCCGCACCCTCTGGGAAAAGGTCCTGGCCGGCCGCCCCCACTTCGAGCCGGAACCCCCTCTGCCGACCCTGGTCCACGGCGACATCGCCCTCACCTCCACCCCGCCGAAGGACGGCACGGGGGCCCGGGCACAGGTGGTCCGCAGGCAGGCGGACGGGAGCTGGCTGCGGGTGCTGGACCAGCCGGAGTTCGCCCCGCCGGCCCGCTGA
- a CDS encoding ankyrin repeat domain-containing protein — MITLLEWDGLTDRERFNDWYRDQRDQFSDLARDADWNPLFEVLGEKPGWVNLPRPGNRSGFSPLHQAAWHGADFAVVSRLIAHGAWRTQRARDGRRPVDIAREQGHTHLLDLLEPVTVRPLPAPPDALEQRVHTLMRERTGRCFEEIEHLLPPLAPLTEGLAVKVVFTVVGMMGGFRYHLERDHVHVHASSRMDADDGDHYRVTPEGWTEIL; from the coding sequence GTGATCACGCTGCTGGAATGGGACGGCCTCACCGACCGCGAACGCTTCAACGACTGGTACCGGGACCAGCGGGACCAGTTCTCGGACCTGGCCCGGGACGCCGACTGGAATCCTCTCTTCGAGGTGCTGGGCGAGAAGCCGGGGTGGGTCAACCTCCCCCGGCCCGGGAACCGCAGCGGCTTCTCCCCGCTGCATCAGGCGGCCTGGCACGGCGCGGACTTCGCCGTCGTGTCCCGGCTGATCGCGCACGGCGCCTGGCGCACCCAGCGCGCCCGGGACGGTCGCCGCCCCGTCGACATCGCCCGGGAGCAGGGGCACACGCACCTGCTCGACCTCCTGGAACCGGTCACGGTACGGCCCCTGCCCGCCCCGCCGGACGCCCTGGAGCAGCGCGTCCACACCCTGATGCGGGAGAGGACCGGCCGGTGCTTCGAGGAGATCGAACACCTCCTGCCGCCGCTGGCTCCCCTCACGGAGGGGCTCGCCGTGAAGGTCGTCTTCACGGTGGTCGGCATGATGGGCGGCTTCCGGTACCACCTCGAGCGGGACCACGTCCATGTGCACGCCAGCTCACGGATGGACGCCGACGACGGGGACCACTACAGGGTGACGCCCGAGGGCTGGACCGAGATCCTGTAG
- a CDS encoding NAD(P)-dependent oxidoreductase: protein MSSYSASPAPAHSGRPSADLPAVTVTVLGLGPMGRALAGAFVDAGLRTTVWNRTPGRDRELLDRGAAGAASAAEAVAASEVTVVCVVNYDAADAVLRGDEVTTALKGRTVVNLTADTPARARDTADWATAHDVRYLDGAIMTPTTTIGTPGAVFLYSGPEDLYDELTSVREALGGTHTHLGEDAGRAAAYDIALLDIFWTAMAGYAHALAVARAEGVTATELAPFAQGIGAILPPVFAETAADADAGTYSGEGNPLTSAVSSMSHIVHLSESHGIDAGVMRAAEGMARRAVGLGHGQDGFIRVAEVIGRR, encoded by the coding sequence GTGTCTTCGTACAGCGCTTCCCCGGCCCCGGCGCATTCCGGCCGGCCGTCCGCCGATCTCCCTGCCGTCACGGTCACCGTCCTCGGTCTCGGGCCGATGGGGCGCGCCCTGGCCGGTGCGTTCGTCGACGCGGGCCTGCGCACCACCGTCTGGAACCGCACCCCGGGCCGGGACCGGGAGCTCCTCGACCGCGGTGCGGCGGGCGCGGCATCGGCGGCCGAAGCGGTGGCGGCGAGCGAGGTGACGGTCGTCTGCGTGGTGAACTACGACGCCGCCGACGCCGTGCTGCGCGGGGACGAGGTCACGACCGCCCTCAAGGGCCGTACGGTCGTGAACCTGACCGCCGACACCCCGGCCCGGGCCCGCGACACCGCCGACTGGGCCACCGCGCACGACGTCCGCTACCTGGACGGCGCGATCATGACCCCGACGACCACCATCGGCACCCCCGGCGCGGTCTTCCTGTACAGCGGACCCGAGGACCTTTACGACGAACTCACGTCTGTGCGTGAGGCGTTGGGCGGAACCCACACCCACCTCGGCGAGGACGCGGGCCGGGCCGCGGCCTACGACATCGCCCTGCTCGACATCTTCTGGACGGCGATGGCGGGCTACGCGCACGCCCTCGCGGTGGCCCGGGCCGAGGGCGTCACCGCGACCGAACTGGCGCCCTTCGCCCAGGGCATCGGCGCGATCCTCCCGCCGGTGTTCGCGGAGACCGCCGCGGACGCCGACGCCGGCACCTACTCGGGCGAGGGCAACCCACTCACCTCGGCCGTGTCGTCCATGTCCCACATCGTCCACCTCTCCGAGTCGCACGGCATCGACGCCGGGGTCATGCGCGCGGCCGAGGGCATGGCCCGCCGCGCCGTCGGACTGGGTCACGGGCAGGACGGCTTCATCCGCGTCGCGGAGGTCATCGGACGGCGGTGA
- a CDS encoding glycoside hydrolase gives MAHRTRKRRLLGAIGVTLATGTVLATAALPAAHAETTAAVAAAAGVTVQPDPSYSGEKFEGWGTSLVWFANATGDYPPAVREKLYKLLFGDEGLALNIARYNIGGGNAPDVKDYLRAGGAVEGWWKAPAGTTREDVDWWDADDPADWNKNADKTQRWWVDRIKKDITHWETFSNSPPWFMTESGYVSGNFDAGKDQLKTDSVDDFAKYLVGATERLEKAHGIKVDTLDPFNEPNTDYWGTKLGPDGEPVGGRQEGAHIGPELQQKVLRALAPVLKKSRSDAEISAMDETNPGTFATNWNSYPQEVRDLVDQMNVHTYGTGQRTTVRDLAKAADKPLWMSEVEGDWGDGQSFTDMRPGLGLAQRMVDDLRELEPKAWVFWQPVEDYDNMKPGGESAKGGNWGEIQLPFSCTSKDTLKSCPIYTNTKFDTARNFTHFIKPGDRLIKTNDTSSTAALSRKGDAATVVHVNSATEAREVTLDLSKFGRVSSRATVTPVVTSADGKLEKQKPVRVTGKQATLTVPAQSVTSFLVKGVSGVAKTAAELRKGHTYRLTGVQSGKDLTIAGNGTGLVIKTPNATDPAGQQWRVEQIRGEDNRKRYVLTETGADKRLAIRDGALVAEPDEGRRDAAAQWIASTTGDGTWTLVNAATGQLPDVGGQSTNDGASVGVWQPNSGANQRWKVTEVAGD, from the coding sequence ATGGCACACCGCACCCGCAAGAGAAGGCTCCTCGGGGCCATCGGCGTCACCTTGGCGACCGGAACCGTCCTGGCCACCGCCGCCCTGCCCGCCGCGCACGCCGAGACGACGGCCGCCGTGGCCGCGGCGGCCGGGGTCACCGTCCAGCCCGACCCCTCCTACTCGGGGGAGAAGTTCGAGGGCTGGGGCACCAGCCTGGTCTGGTTCGCGAACGCCACCGGCGACTACCCGCCCGCGGTCCGTGAGAAGCTCTACAAGCTCCTCTTCGGCGACGAGGGCCTCGCCCTGAACATCGCCCGCTACAACATCGGCGGCGGCAACGCCCCCGACGTCAAGGACTACCTGCGGGCCGGCGGCGCGGTCGAGGGCTGGTGGAAGGCCCCGGCGGGCACCACCCGCGAGGACGTCGACTGGTGGGACGCGGACGACCCGGCCGACTGGAACAAGAACGCGGACAAGACGCAGCGCTGGTGGGTCGACCGCATCAAGAAGGACATCACCCACTGGGAGACCTTCAGCAACTCCCCGCCCTGGTTCATGACCGAGAGCGGCTACGTCTCCGGCAACTTCGACGCGGGCAAGGACCAGCTGAAGACCGACTCCGTCGACGACTTCGCCAAGTACCTGGTGGGCGCGACCGAGCGGCTGGAGAAGGCGCACGGCATCAAGGTCGACACGCTGGACCCGTTCAACGAGCCGAACACCGATTACTGGGGCACCAAGCTCGGCCCGGACGGCGAGCCGGTCGGCGGCCGCCAGGAGGGCGCCCACATCGGACCCGAGCTCCAGCAGAAGGTGCTCCGCGCGCTGGCCCCGGTCCTGAAGAAGTCCCGGTCGGACGCGGAGATATCCGCGATGGACGAGACGAACCCCGGCACCTTCGCGACGAACTGGAACTCCTACCCCCAGGAGGTCCGCGACCTCGTCGACCAGATGAACGTCCACACCTACGGCACCGGCCAGCGCACCACCGTCCGCGACCTGGCCAAGGCCGCCGACAAGCCGCTGTGGATGAGCGAGGTCGAGGGCGACTGGGGCGACGGCCAGAGCTTCACGGACATGCGGCCCGGCCTGGGCCTGGCCCAGCGCATGGTCGACGACCTGCGTGAACTGGAGCCCAAGGCCTGGGTGTTCTGGCAGCCCGTCGAGGACTACGACAACATGAAGCCGGGCGGCGAGTCCGCCAAGGGCGGCAACTGGGGCGAGATCCAGCTCCCGTTCAGCTGCACCTCGAAGGACACCCTGAAGTCCTGCCCGATCTACACCAACACCAAGTTCGACACGGCCCGTAACTTCACGCACTTCATCAAGCCCGGCGACCGCCTGATCAAGACGAACGACACGTCCAGCACGGCGGCACTCTCCCGCAAGGGCGACGCGGCGACGGTCGTCCACGTCAACAGCGCCACCGAGGCGCGCGAGGTCACGCTCGACCTGTCGAAGTTCGGCCGGGTCTCCTCCCGCGCCACGGTCACCCCGGTGGTGACCAGCGCCGACGGCAAGCTGGAGAAGCAGAAGCCCGTCCGCGTGACCGGCAAGCAGGCCACGCTCACGGTGCCCGCCCAGTCGGTGACGTCCTTCCTCGTCAAGGGCGTCTCGGGGGTCGCCAAGACCGCGGCCGAACTGCGCAAGGGTCACACCTACCGCCTGACCGGCGTCCAGAGCGGCAAGGACCTCACCATCGCCGGCAACGGCACGGGCCTGGTCATCAAGACCCCGAACGCCACCGACCCGGCCGGTCAGCAGTGGCGGGTGGAGCAGATCCGCGGCGAGGACAACCGCAAGCGCTACGTCCTCACCGAGACCGGCGCGGACAAGCGCCTGGCCATCCGCGACGGCGCCCTGGTCGCCGAACCCGACGAGGGCCGCCGCGACGCCGCCGCGCAGTGGATCGCGTCCACGACCGGCGACGGCACGTGGACGCTCGTGAACGCGGCGACCGGCCAGCTCCCGGACGTCGGAGGCCAGTCCACGAACGACGGCGCCTCCGTGGGCGTCTGGCAGCCGAACTCCGGGGCCAACCAGCGCTGGAAGGTCACGGAGGTGGCGGGCGACTAG
- the pip gene encoding prolyl aminopeptidase, with product MAELYPAGIEPYAHGMLDVGDGNRVYWETCGNPAGKPAVVLHGGPGSGAGPFWRRLFDPAAYRVVLLDQRGCGRSTPDAADPETSLAANTTPHLIADIEQVRQHLGIEEWLVLGGSWGVTLALAYAEQHPASVSELVLFSVTSTTRREVEWVTRDMGRIFPEEWTRFRDTVPQAERDGSLVDAYARMLADPDPAVRERAAREWCRWEDVHVSTHPGHKPDPRYEDPRFRMRFARLVTHYWRHAAFLEDGALLRDAGKLAGVPGVMIHGRMDISGPPDIAWLLARVWPDAELVLIGDEGHGLSGDATTEAVLAATDRFRPARSS from the coding sequence ATGGCCGAGCTGTATCCCGCCGGCATCGAGCCGTACGCCCACGGCATGCTCGACGTCGGTGACGGCAACCGCGTGTACTGGGAGACCTGCGGGAATCCCGCGGGTAAGCCCGCCGTCGTGCTGCACGGCGGGCCGGGGTCGGGCGCGGGGCCGTTCTGGCGGCGGCTGTTCGACCCGGCGGCGTACCGCGTCGTGCTCCTCGACCAGCGCGGGTGCGGGCGGAGCACACCCGACGCCGCCGACCCGGAGACCTCCCTCGCCGCCAACACCACACCCCACCTGATCGCCGACATCGAGCAGGTGCGGCAGCACCTCGGCATCGAGGAGTGGCTGGTCCTCGGCGGCTCATGGGGCGTGACCCTCGCCCTGGCCTACGCCGAGCAGCACCCCGCGTCCGTGTCCGAGCTGGTCCTCTTCAGCGTCACCAGCACCACTCGCCGCGAAGTGGAGTGGGTCACCCGGGACATGGGGCGGATCTTCCCCGAGGAGTGGACCCGGTTCCGGGACACCGTGCCGCAGGCGGAGCGCGACGGGAGTCTCGTGGACGCCTACGCCCGGATGCTCGCCGACCCCGATCCGGCCGTACGGGAGCGGGCCGCGCGGGAGTGGTGCCGGTGGGAGGACGTGCACGTCTCCACCCACCCGGGGCACAAGCCCGACCCCCGCTACGAGGACCCGCGTTTCCGGATGCGCTTCGCCCGCCTCGTCACCCACTACTGGCGGCACGCCGCCTTCCTGGAGGACGGGGCACTGCTGCGCGACGCCGGGAAGCTGGCCGGCGTCCCGGGCGTGATGATCCACGGCCGGATGGACATCAGCGGACCTCCTGACATCGCGTGGCTGCTGGCCCGGGTGTGGCCGGACGCGGAACTCGTGCTGATCGGCGACGAGGGACACGGGCTGTCGGGGGATGCCACGACGGAGGCGGTGCTGGCGGCGACGGACCGGTTCCGGCCGGCCCGCAGCTCATGA
- a CDS encoding winged helix-turn-helix transcriptional regulator has translation MTRRRQDPDVCGVTAAIAVVDGKWKTALLWLLESGPHRPAELRRRLPGLSEKVLTEALREMAADGLVHREVYDVLPPKTVYSLTAFGRELAEALAPLSDWGHRHLERLSEAARPAS, from the coding sequence ATGACGCGTCGGCGCCAGGATCCGGACGTCTGCGGAGTGACTGCCGCGATCGCCGTGGTCGACGGCAAGTGGAAGACGGCCCTGCTCTGGCTGCTGGAGTCGGGCCCGCACCGCCCGGCGGAGCTGCGGCGGCGGCTGCCGGGCCTCTCCGAGAAGGTGCTGACCGAGGCTTTGCGGGAGATGGCCGCGGACGGGCTGGTGCACCGGGAGGTGTACGACGTGCTGCCGCCGAAGACGGTCTACTCCCTGACCGCGTTCGGCCGTGAACTCGCCGAGGCACTGGCGCCGTTGTCCGACTGGGGCCACCGTCACCTGGAGAGGCTGTCCGAGGCCGCCCGGCCGGCCTCCTGA
- a CDS encoding SDR family NAD(P)-dependent oxidoreductase, with protein sequence MGATGLSGKSVIVTGAASGIGRATALRFAGEGARVVAADLNAEGVKSVVRAIESAGGTALAVTGDLSEAAVADAVVAAAVGTFGGIDVLVNNAGVMDTMSAAADVTDAEWERVLRINLTAPFLLTRAVLPHMIAAGGGAIVNTASEASLRGSAAGTAYTVSKHGVLGLTRSLAVMYRDQGIRANAIAPGGTATDITADVRIDPEAHGPAVIGRHFVNMGRICAPEEQAAAIVYLASDAASGINGVVLPVDNAWAAV encoded by the coding sequence ATGGGTGCCACGGGTCTGTCAGGCAAGAGCGTCATCGTCACGGGAGCCGCCTCCGGCATCGGCCGCGCGACAGCCCTGCGGTTCGCCGGGGAGGGCGCGAGGGTCGTGGCCGCCGACCTGAACGCGGAGGGCGTCAAGAGTGTGGTGAGGGCCATCGAGTCCGCCGGGGGGACGGCCCTCGCCGTCACCGGCGACCTGAGCGAGGCCGCCGTGGCCGACGCGGTCGTGGCCGCCGCCGTCGGCACCTTCGGCGGCATCGACGTCCTGGTCAACAACGCGGGCGTCATGGACACCATGTCCGCCGCCGCGGACGTCACCGACGCCGAGTGGGAACGGGTCCTGCGCATCAACCTCACGGCTCCGTTCCTGCTGACCCGGGCCGTCCTGCCGCACATGATCGCGGCGGGCGGCGGCGCCATCGTCAACACCGCCTCCGAGGCGTCGCTGCGCGGCAGTGCGGCGGGCACGGCGTACACGGTCTCCAAGCACGGCGTCCTCGGGCTGACCCGCTCCCTCGCGGTGATGTACCGCGACCAGGGCATCCGCGCCAACGCCATAGCCCCGGGCGGCACCGCCACCGACATCACCGCCGACGTCCGCATCGACCCCGAGGCCCACGGACCGGCCGTCATCGGCCGGCACTTCGTCAACATGGGCCGCATCTGCGCACCGGAGGAGCAGGCCGCCGCCATCGTCTACCTCGCCTCCGACGCGGCGAGCGGGATCAACGGCGTCGTCCTGCCGGTGGACAACGCCTGGGCGGCCGTCTGA